The genomic window GCCGTACCTAACTTCCATAACGTGATCTAAACAAATATCATCGCTTGGAAATTGTTTGAAGAATTCTCTGATCGTCATTGACTTCATCTTGATACCTCCCTTAGTGTTAAAAAGAGTATATCAAGATATTATACGTGTGTCAAGGGGATAATCACGAAAAATAATCTTAACCACAAAGACACCAGGTGCACAAAGTAAGAGAAGAATAGCTTTTTGGAATCATAAATATGGTTTCATAACACCCTCTTTGAATGCATTATTTTTCCCCGCATATTTAATAAAACCTTTGTGCTTTTTGTGTCTTTGTGGTTAATAACAGACAAGAGAAAAAGAAATGACATCATCAGACCTCCCATCGATCATTACTAGTATTATTTCAGAAAAAGGTAAAATCACCTTCCGCGAATTCATGGAGATGGCCCTCTATGACCCTCTTCACGGCTATTACATGTCCCCTCATAAAAAGATCGGTAAAGCGGGGGATTTTTACACCAGCCCCGATGTTCACAAGGTCTTTGGTACGGTCATTATGAAGCAGCTGGTGGAAATGAGAGACCTTCTTTCCGCAGATATAATATTTCACGTCATAGAAGGGGGCGCCGGAAAGGGAAGCATGTGCTGCCAGATACTTGACGCTGCCAGGGAAAGAGAAAGAGAATTTTACGAGACCTTACATTATCACATTGTTGAAAAAAGTGACGCTCTGGCAGAAGTACAGAAAGAAGGCATTAGAGGAGGAGGGCATGAAGGGAAAGTCTCCTGGCACAAGGACATGGCCTCACTGCTCGATAAGGTGAATACGGCCGCCGTCATCTCCAATGAACTGATAGATGCCTTCCCCATTCACAGGGTCATCTTTGACGGCGGCAAATGGGAGGAAATCTATGTAAGGGCTGAAGATGACAACTTCTCTGAAGTAAGAGGGCCTTTGTCAGCTAATGATCTGGACCGCTATTTGTCTCTCCTTGAAGGCCCCTTCAACGAGGGCTACAAAACAGAAATTAACCTCGATGGCCCCCGATGGATAAATAGCATTGCTAAAAATCTGAAAAAGGGATTTATTCTTACTATCGATTACGGCTACCCGAGGCCCGATTACTATTCCCCCTTAAGGAGGGAGGGGACCCTTCTTTGCTACTACCAACACACAACAAGCGATAATCCTTACATAAGGGTGGGAAAACAGGACATAACAGCCCATGTCGATTTTTCCTCACTGGCAGAAGCGGGAAGGGAAGAAGGGCTGGAAGTTACAGGTTTTTGCGAGCAGTTTCACTTCCTCATGGGACTGGGCGTTTTTGACGAGTTCCAGGCCACCGGAGAAGAAGCCCCTTTCAACACAGAATCATTCCAGGAAAATATGGCCATAAAAAGGCTCCTCATGCCGGACGCCATGGGTGGTACATTCAAGATACTCATTCAACATAAAGGGATTGAAAAACCTGCCCTTAAAGCGTTCAGCTTCAAGGATTTGTCACACCGCTTGAAAAGACAATAAGCTAAAAAAATGATTGGACACAGATTTACACTGATTCATTTATGGTTCTTATTTCTGTTAATAATTGAAAAGAACTGCTACCGCAATAATCGTGACCCCTGGACAAGTTCAGGGTGACCGTTTATTTCTATCGAATATTTTACAATCCCTTTCTGCTGAGCTTGTCCAAGTACACAAACCTTTTGAACAACAACCCGTTAATGACTAGTGTCCCGTGCGGCTATTGGTGTC from Deltaproteobacteria bacterium includes these protein-coding regions:
- a CDS encoding SAM-dependent methyltransferase; the encoded protein is MTSSDLPSIITSIISEKGKITFREFMEMALYDPLHGYYMSPHKKIGKAGDFYTSPDVHKVFGTVIMKQLVEMRDLLSADIIFHVIEGGAGKGSMCCQILDAAREREREFYETLHYHIVEKSDALAEVQKEGIRGGGHEGKVSWHKDMASLLDKVNTAAVISNELIDAFPIHRVIFDGGKWEEIYVRAEDDNFSEVRGPLSANDLDRYLSLLEGPFNEGYKTEINLDGPRWINSIAKNLKKGFILTIDYGYPRPDYYSPLRREGTLLCYYQHTTSDNPYIRVGKQDITAHVDFSSLAEAGREEGLEVTGFCEQFHFLMGLGVFDEFQATGEEAPFNTESFQENMAIKRLLMPDAMGGTFKILIQHKGIEKPALKAFSFKDLSHRLKRQ